A single region of the Onychomys torridus chromosome 11, mOncTor1.1, whole genome shotgun sequence genome encodes:
- the Rab29 gene encoding ras-related protein Rab-7L1 — translation MGSRDHLFKVLVVGDAAVGKTSLVQRYSQDSFSKHYKSTVGVDFALKVLQWSDSEVVRLQLWDIAGQERFTSMTRLYYRDASACVIMFDVTNATTFSNSQRWKQDLDSKLTLPSGEPVPCLLLANKSDLSPWAVSRDQIDRFSKENGFTGWTETSVKENRNINEAMRVLIEKMMNNSKEDTMSLSTQGNYINLQTKSSSGWTCC, via the exons ATGGGCAGCCGAGATCACTTGTTCAAAGTGCTGGTGGTGGGGGACGCCGCCGTGGGCAAGACGTCACTGGTCCAGCGCTACTCCCAGGACAGCTTCAGCAAGCACTACAAGTCCACCGTGGGAG TGGACTTTGCTCTGAAGGTTCTCCAGTGGTCTGACTCAGAGGTGGTGCGGCTTCAGCTGTGGGATATTGCAG GGCAGGAGCGTTTCACCTCCATGACACGACTGTACTACAGAGACGCCTCTGCCTGTGTTATCATGTTTGATGTCACCAACGCCACTACTTTCAGCAACAGCCAAAGATGGAAACAGGATCTGGACAGCAAGCTCACACTGCCCAGTGGGGAGCCTGTGCCCTGCCTGCTCTTGGCCAACAAG AGTGATCTGTCCCCTTGGGCGGTGAGCCGGGACCAGATTGACCGGTTCAGTAAAGAGAACGGTTTCACAGGTTGGACAGAAACATCAGTCAAGGAGAACAGAAATATTAATGAGGCTATGAG agtcctCATTGAAAAGATGATGAACAATTCCAAAGAAGATACGATGTCTTTGTCCACCCAAGGGAACTACATCAATCTCCAAACCAAGTCCTCCTCTGGCTGGACATGCTGCTAG